One part of the Acidimicrobiales bacterium genome encodes these proteins:
- a CDS encoding amidohydrolase family protein, which translates to MHDLVIRGGKVVDGSGQPARTADVAIDGDRIAAVGKVDEPGRREIDADGLLVTPGWVDIHTHYDGQATWDPEVSPSGWHGVTTVVMGNCGVGFAPARASDREWLIQLMEGVEDIPGAALAEGMSWNWESFPEYLDELDRTARVLDVASLMPHGALRAYVLGEGRANDAATAEEIVEMANLAREGVLAGAIGVSTTRTMLHRAKDGELAAGTTAAADELIGIGEALGKAGHRVFSVASDMLDLDHEIGWMSEISKRASIPVTYQVLQADFAPDLWREWINRGLAANRRGAWLVPQVAGKPASVLVGFESTYHPFASNPAYQAIAHLPFEERIAKLRTPEVREAILGTDVPAGGLEALLLASFSKLFPLGDPPNYEPSPDQSVEAIAKREGREPREVAYDLMLRQDGHELLYLPVLGYAGGGLSAAYEMLNHPGTVLGLGDGGAHCGVLCDASLPTFMLTHWVRDRDRGERLPLEYAVHLQTRRTSELYGFLDRGLLQPGYLADVNVIDFEGLRLDPPEMVYDLPAGGKRLIQRGNGYRATVKRGAVVREHDEATGELPGQLLRGPQATPAGAA; encoded by the coding sequence ATGCACGATCTCGTGATCCGAGGCGGCAAGGTCGTCGACGGCTCCGGCCAACCGGCCCGCACCGCCGACGTCGCGATCGACGGCGACCGCATCGCGGCCGTCGGCAAGGTCGACGAACCGGGCCGCCGGGAGATCGACGCCGACGGGCTGCTCGTCACGCCCGGCTGGGTCGACATCCACACCCACTACGACGGCCAGGCCACCTGGGACCCCGAAGTGTCGCCCTCGGGTTGGCATGGCGTGACCACCGTGGTCATGGGCAACTGCGGAGTTGGTTTCGCGCCGGCCCGTGCGTCCGACCGCGAGTGGCTCATCCAGCTGATGGAAGGCGTGGAGGACATCCCGGGCGCCGCGCTGGCCGAGGGCATGTCGTGGAACTGGGAGTCGTTCCCTGAGTACCTCGACGAGCTCGACCGCACCGCCCGAGTGCTCGACGTGGCCTCGCTCATGCCGCACGGCGCACTGCGCGCCTACGTCCTCGGCGAAGGTCGGGCCAACGACGCCGCCACCGCCGAAGAGATCGTGGAGATGGCCAACCTGGCCCGCGAGGGCGTTCTCGCCGGCGCCATCGGTGTGTCGACGACCCGCACGATGCTGCACCGCGCCAAGGACGGCGAGCTCGCCGCCGGTACCACCGCCGCGGCGGACGAGCTGATCGGCATCGGGGAGGCGCTCGGCAAGGCCGGCCACCGGGTGTTCTCGGTGGCGAGCGACATGCTCGACCTCGACCACGAGATCGGCTGGATGTCGGAGATCTCCAAGCGAGCCAGCATCCCGGTCACGTACCAGGTGCTCCAGGCCGACTTCGCCCCTGACTTGTGGCGCGAGTGGATCAACCGGGGTCTCGCCGCCAACCGTCGTGGTGCCTGGCTGGTGCCGCAGGTGGCCGGCAAGCCGGCGTCGGTTCTGGTCGGCTTCGAGTCGACCTACCACCCGTTTGCCAGCAACCCCGCCTACCAGGCCATCGCCCACCTGCCGTTCGAGGAGCGCATCGCCAAGCTGCGCACGCCCGAAGTGCGCGAGGCGATCTTGGGCACCGACGTGCCCGCGGGCGGTCTCGAAGCGCTGCTGCTCGCCAGCTTCTCGAAGTTGTTCCCGCTCGGCGACCCGCCGAACTACGAGCCGTCGCCCGACCAGAGCGTGGAGGCCATCGCCAAGCGCGAGGGCCGCGAGCCGCGCGAGGTGGCGTACGACCTGATGTTGCGCCAGGACGGCCACGAGCTGCTGTACCTGCCGGTGCTCGGCTACGCCGGCGGGGGTCTCAGCGCTGCGTACGAGATGCTGAACCACCCCGGCACCGTGTTGGGGCTCGGCGACGGCGGCGCCCACTGCGGCGTGCTGTGCGACGCGAGCCTGCCCACGTTCATGCTCACCCACTGGGTGCGCGACCGTGATCGGGGTGAGCGCCTACCGCTCGAGTACGCAGTCCACCTCCAGACCCGGCGGACGTCGGAGCTGTACGGCTTCCTCGACCGCGGCCTGCTGCAGCCCGGCTACCTCGCCGATGTCAACGTGATCGACTTCGAGGGCCTGCGCCTCGACCCGCCGGAGATGGTGTACGACCTGCCTGCGGGCGGCAAGCGCCTGATCCAGCGAGGCAACGGCTACCGCGCCACCGTCAAGCGCGGCGCCGTGGTCCGCGAGCACGACGAAGCCACCGGCGAGCTGCCCGGGCAGCTGCTCCGTGGCCCGCAAGCCACCCCGGCGGGGGCAGCCTGA
- a CDS encoding TetR/AcrR family transcriptional regulator, with amino-acid sequence MPASEATAKRGPGRPRDLAKRRAIIDATLEVVAEVGYSSLTIDAVAQRAGSNRLLIYRVWDTKAALVRDAIFGSADDLVVPDTGSTLDDLRDFVGQLVDNMRRPAYVMGVPGLTIELLADPALFRDTHRRYIKPAEDGFATILERGRERGEVAGDVDPVVLTRVVSGITTSLGQTARMSVAEIVDVVLQSLVGGFVPLA; translated from the coding sequence ATGCCCGCGTCGGAGGCCACCGCCAAGCGGGGACCCGGGCGGCCCCGCGATCTCGCCAAGCGGCGAGCCATCATCGACGCCACCCTCGAAGTCGTGGCTGAGGTCGGCTACAGCTCTCTCACCATCGACGCGGTCGCGCAACGGGCCGGCTCCAACCGACTGCTCATCTACCGGGTGTGGGACACCAAGGCCGCCTTGGTGCGCGACGCGATCTTCGGCTCGGCCGACGACCTCGTCGTGCCCGACACGGGTTCGACGCTCGACGACTTGCGCGACTTCGTCGGCCAACTCGTCGACAACATGCGCCGGCCCGCGTACGTGATGGGCGTGCCCGGGCTCACCATCGAGTTGCTGGCCGATCCTGCGCTGTTCCGCGACACGCACCGCCGCTACATCAAGCCCGCGGAGGACGGCTTCGCGACGATCCTCGAGCGAGGCCGGGAACGGGGTGAGGTCGCGGGCGACGTCGACCCCGTCGTGCTCACCCGCGTGGTGAGCGGCATCACGACCAGCCTCGGCCAGACCGCCCGCATGTCGGTGGCCGAGATCGTGGACGTGGTGCTGCAGAGCCTGGTTGGCGGTTTCGTGCCGTTGGCCTGA
- a CDS encoding FAD-dependent oxidoreductase, whose protein sequence is MTEQVVIVGGGIGGLGSALLLSRAGHQVTVLDRDDLTARPDPDAAFEGERRGAPQVRHTHGFLARLTGVLREHFADVLDDLHDAGAYEVGLEGPAEDPRANPEEPRILIARRTTLEWALRRAVATDGRIECRSGVAAESLAGDPASDGAPAVVRGVRLSGEGADAAEVLDADTVIAAGGRRQNVPALLAPLGVTITEAEEDTGIIYLTRWYRHREGWVPDGEAKLAGDLGFVKYLVIPGDAGTISATLAIPSNDREVRAALLDGDRFDRAVAMLPGPDHVMADGVDAPIGPVNPMGGLVNRIRTFVDAGGAPLVTGLHAVGDAHTCTNPFYGRGCSLALVQACLLADAFAAHPDDAAARVAAYEAASRRDVEPWYHVSGATDSFGRAAARRRQGGEGDADIAGDGDDSGQLALAMRAVILGGATDPVIGQGVWKVMNMLATPDQLFLDPEFMSRVQALMADPAALGAGFPTGPDRAELLAAVA, encoded by the coding sequence GTGACGGAACAGGTCGTGATCGTCGGCGGCGGCATCGGTGGGCTGGGCTCTGCCCTGTTGCTCAGCCGCGCCGGCCACCAGGTGACGGTGCTCGACCGTGACGACCTCACCGCCCGCCCCGACCCCGACGCCGCGTTCGAAGGTGAGCGGCGCGGCGCCCCGCAGGTCCGCCACACGCACGGCTTCCTGGCCCGCCTCACCGGCGTGCTGCGCGAGCACTTCGCGGACGTGCTCGACGACCTCCACGACGCGGGGGCGTACGAGGTGGGCCTCGAGGGCCCGGCCGAGGACCCCCGCGCCAACCCCGAAGAGCCCCGGATCCTGATCGCCCGCCGGACGACGCTCGAGTGGGCGCTGCGCCGGGCCGTCGCCACCGACGGTCGTATCGAGTGCCGTTCGGGCGTGGCGGCCGAGTCGCTCGCCGGCGACCCTGCGTCGGACGGCGCGCCTGCGGTGGTGCGCGGCGTGCGCCTGTCGGGCGAGGGTGCCGACGCTGCCGAGGTGCTCGACGCCGACACCGTGATCGCCGCGGGTGGCCGCCGTCAGAACGTGCCGGCGCTCCTCGCCCCGCTCGGGGTCACGATCACCGAGGCCGAAGAGGACACGGGGATCATCTACCTCACCCGCTGGTACCGGCACCGCGAGGGATGGGTCCCCGATGGTGAGGCCAAGCTGGCCGGCGACCTCGGGTTCGTGAAGTACCTCGTGATCCCCGGTGACGCCGGCACGATCTCCGCCACGCTGGCGATCCCGTCGAACGACCGCGAGGTGCGGGCCGCGCTGCTCGACGGTGATCGCTTCGACCGCGCCGTGGCGATGCTGCCGGGTCCCGACCACGTCATGGCCGACGGCGTCGACGCACCGATCGGACCGGTGAACCCGATGGGCGGTCTGGTCAACCGCATCCGCACGTTCGTCGACGCCGGCGGTGCGCCGCTGGTGACGGGTCTGCACGCGGTCGGCGACGCACACACGTGCACGAACCCGTTCTACGGCCGCGGGTGCTCGCTCGCGCTGGTGCAGGCCTGCCTGCTCGCCGACGCGTTCGCCGCCCACCCCGACGACGCAGCGGCGCGGGTCGCGGCGTATGAGGCGGCCAGCCGGCGCGACGTCGAGCCCTGGTACCACGTGTCGGGCGCGACCGACTCGTTCGGCCGGGCCGCGGCCCGTCGACGCCAAGGCGGCGAGGGCGACGCCGACATCGCCGGCGACGGTGACGACAGCGGGCAGCTCGCCCTCGCGATGCGTGCCGTGATCCTCGGGGGCGCCACCGATCCGGTGATCGGCCAAGGCGTGTGGAAGGTGATGAACATGCTGGCCACCCCCGACCAGTTGTTCCTCGACCCGGAGTTCATGAGCCGTGTCCAGGCCTTGATGGCCGACCCGGCCGCGCTGGGCGCCGGGTTCCCCACCGGCCCGGACCGGGCCGAGCTGTTGGCGGCAGTGGCGTGA
- a CDS encoding alpha/beta hydrolase encodes MADAPTQRTIATNGVELAVTEAGEGFPVVFCHGFPELAYSWRHQIPAVAAAGYHAIAADQRGYGGSSKPAEISDYDIIHLTDDMLGLLDALGEEKAVFVGHDWGAPVVWGLSQRAPERVAAVVGMSVPFIPRAPAPPTQLFKAIFTDTFFYMLYFQEPGVADANLGADPAVTMTRFLCAIGGEAIENSEGKSLGELAGAYDGRGFVERLPEPDGLPSWLTQAELDHYIEVFTETGFTGGLNWYRNLDRNWERTPELAGVKVEMPALFIGGATDPVLMMSPPSMMEGHVTDLRGSVIVPGAGHWVQQEAPDAVNKALLDFLGGLDLPR; translated from the coding sequence ATGGCCGATGCACCGACGCAGCGCACCATTGCCACCAACGGGGTGGAGCTCGCGGTGACCGAGGCCGGCGAGGGGTTCCCGGTGGTGTTCTGCCACGGGTTCCCCGAGCTGGCGTACTCGTGGCGCCACCAGATCCCCGCGGTCGCGGCGGCCGGCTACCACGCCATCGCCGCCGACCAGCGCGGCTACGGCGGCTCCTCGAAGCCTGCCGAGATCAGCGACTACGACATCATCCACCTCACCGACGACATGCTCGGCCTGCTCGACGCCCTCGGCGAAGAGAAGGCCGTGTTCGTCGGCCACGACTGGGGTGCACCCGTGGTCTGGGGCCTGTCGCAGCGGGCACCGGAGCGGGTTGCCGCGGTCGTCGGCATGAGCGTGCCGTTCATCCCGCGCGCCCCCGCCCCGCCCACGCAGCTGTTCAAGGCGATCTTCACCGACACGTTCTTCTACATGCTCTACTTCCAAGAGCCGGGCGTGGCCGACGCGAACCTCGGCGCGGACCCCGCCGTGACCATGACGCGGTTCTTGTGCGCCATCGGTGGTGAAGCGATCGAAAACAGCGAGGGCAAGTCGCTCGGCGAGCTCGCGGGCGCGTACGACGGCCGCGGTTTCGTGGAGCGCCTCCCCGAGCCCGACGGCCTGCCCTCGTGGCTCACCCAGGCCGAGCTCGACCACTACATCGAGGTGTTCACCGAGACCGGCTTCACCGGCGGCCTCAACTGGTACCGCAACCTCGACCGCAACTGGGAGCGCACGCCCGAGCTGGCGGGCGTGAAGGTGGAGATGCCGGCGTTGTTCATCGGCGGCGCCACCGACCCGGTGCTGATGATGTCGCCGCCATCGATGATGGAAGGCCACGTGACCGACTTGCGCGGCTCGGTGATCGTCCCGGGTGCCGGCCACTGGGTGCAACAAGAAGCACCCGACGCGGTGAACAAGGCCCTGCTCGACTTCCTCGGCGGCCTCGACCTCCCGCGCTGA
- a CDS encoding acyl-CoA dehydrogenase family protein, translating to MTTTSTDIVSDRLDQLLSEVDPATADPIEVRGRQYDLGLAWVHFPAGWGGLGLPPSRQREVDERLRAAGLPAPGSDHFFGLTLAGPTVVSHGSDELRGRLLRRMFTAEDVWCQLFSEPGSGSDLASLSTRAVRDGDEWVITGQKVWNTLAHLADRGMLVTRTDPDVPKHKGLTYFALDMHAPGVEVRPLFQITGEAEFNEVYLTEVRVPDADRIGDVGDGWRVAMTTLSNERTTIGGGGGGLPPRGSGSIAEAVRIWRDEVLQHDPATRDRLVRLWIEAEALRLTNVRAGQNRKAGNPGPEGSIAKLMFAEVNKAIYELCVDLLGAAGQTGYEYSHTRSEALGLTGPPGSARKMFLRSRANSIEGGTSEIQRNILGERVLGLPGEPRSDKDLPWKDVPRS from the coding sequence ATGACCACGACCAGCACCGACATCGTGTCGGACCGCCTCGATCAGCTCCTCTCAGAGGTCGACCCCGCCACGGCGGATCCCATCGAAGTGCGAGGTCGCCAGTACGACCTGGGGCTGGCATGGGTGCACTTCCCCGCGGGTTGGGGCGGCCTCGGTCTTCCCCCGAGCCGCCAGCGCGAAGTCGACGAGCGGTTGCGCGCCGCGGGCCTCCCGGCACCCGGATCGGATCACTTCTTCGGCCTCACGCTCGCCGGCCCGACGGTGGTCAGCCACGGCAGCGACGAGCTGCGAGGTCGGCTGTTGCGGCGGATGTTCACCGCCGAGGACGTGTGGTGCCAGCTGTTCAGCGAGCCTGGTTCCGGCTCCGATCTGGCGAGCTTGTCGACCCGTGCGGTGCGCGACGGCGACGAGTGGGTGATCACCGGCCAGAAGGTGTGGAACACCTTGGCGCACTTGGCCGACCGCGGCATGTTGGTCACCCGCACCGACCCCGACGTGCCCAAGCACAAGGGCCTGACGTACTTCGCGCTCGACATGCATGCACCCGGCGTCGAGGTCCGCCCCCTCTTTCAGATCACCGGCGAGGCCGAGTTCAACGAGGTGTACCTCACCGAGGTTCGGGTCCCCGACGCGGACCGCATCGGCGACGTCGGCGACGGATGGCGCGTGGCCATGACCACGCTGTCCAACGAGCGGACCACCATCGGCGGCGGTGGCGGCGGCCTCCCGCCGCGCGGCTCGGGCTCCATCGCGGAAGCGGTACGGATCTGGCGGGACGAAGTCCTCCAGCACGATCCGGCCACCCGCGACCGGCTGGTCCGGCTGTGGATCGAGGCCGAGGCGCTGCGCCTCACCAACGTGCGCGCCGGCCAGAACCGCAAGGCGGGCAACCCCGGGCCCGAAGGGTCGATCGCCAAGCTGATGTTCGCTGAGGTCAACAAGGCCATTTACGAGCTGTGCGTCGACTTGCTCGGCGCCGCCGGCCAGACCGGCTACGAGTACTCCCACACCCGCAGCGAGGCCCTCGGGCTCACCGGCCCGCCCGGGTCGGCACGCAAGATGTTCCTTCGGTCGCGGGCGAACTCGATCGAGGGCGGCACGTCGGAGATCCAACGCAACATCCTCGGCGAGCGGGTGCTGGGCCTGCCCGGCGAGCCCCGCTCCGACAAGGACCTGCCCTGGAAGGACGTCCCCCGAAGCTGA
- a CDS encoding LLM class flavin-dependent oxidoreductase, with product MTMEFGLFIGGWVPDYLDGRDDAHEHERLLNEVRVAVAGDRSGWKYVWVTEHHFLTEYSHISANEIVMPHILAKTERIRVASGIINVTPPVNHPARIAERVAMLDHLSGGRFDFGTGRGSSTTEQGGFGIQDPDLTRDMFDEVMPEFRKMWAQDSYSFEGRFFAMPERNVLPKPYVKPHPPMWVAAGNPETFQKAGELGLGVICFTGGSPDKMRGLVETYKEAVADAKPVGDYVNDNVAVTTNFLCLNDGDRARDLMTHSRNGRQQSLVFKYLDTFPKPPMVPDWPIEIPDPTLEQLEAGFEKGTSIVGSPDDCAEALAKWDGIGVDQLIMGPTGTTWPIEVVEESVELFGNQVIPKFDASPDEARAVRFRREAAERLGLA from the coding sequence ATGACCATGGAGTTCGGACTGTTCATCGGCGGCTGGGTGCCCGACTACCTCGACGGGCGCGACGACGCGCACGAGCACGAGCGGTTGCTCAACGAGGTGCGAGTCGCCGTGGCGGGCGACCGGTCCGGCTGGAAGTACGTGTGGGTCACCGAGCACCACTTCCTCACGGAGTACAGCCACATCTCGGCCAACGAGATCGTGATGCCGCACATCCTGGCCAAGACCGAGCGCATCCGTGTCGCGTCGGGGATCATCAACGTCACGCCGCCGGTCAACCACCCGGCTCGCATCGCCGAGCGGGTGGCGATGCTCGATCACCTGTCGGGCGGGCGGTTCGACTTCGGCACCGGCCGGGGCTCGTCGACCACCGAACAAGGTGGTTTCGGCATCCAGGACCCCGACCTGACGCGCGACATGTTCGACGAGGTCATGCCCGAGTTCCGCAAGATGTGGGCGCAGGACTCGTACTCGTTCGAGGGCCGCTTCTTCGCGATGCCCGAGCGCAACGTGCTGCCCAAGCCGTACGTCAAGCCGCATCCGCCGATGTGGGTCGCAGCGGGGAACCCCGAGACGTTCCAGAAGGCCGGTGAGCTCGGCCTCGGTGTCATCTGCTTCACGGGCGGGTCGCCCGACAAGATGCGCGGGCTGGTCGAGACGTACAAGGAGGCGGTGGCCGACGCCAAGCCGGTGGGCGACTACGTCAACGACAACGTGGCGGTCACGACCAACTTCTTGTGCCTGAACGACGGCGACCGCGCCCGCGACCTGATGACCCACTCGCGCAACGGTCGCCAGCAGAGCCTCGTGTTCAAGTACCTCGACACCTTCCCGAAGCCGCCGATGGTGCCCGACTGGCCCATCGAGATCCCGGACCCCACGCTCGAGCAGCTCGAGGCCGGGTTCGAGAAGGGCACCTCGATCGTCGGCAGCCCCGACGACTGCGCCGAGGCGTTGGCCAAGTGGGACGGCATCGGCGTCGACCAGCTCATCATGGGCCCCACCGGCACCACTTGGCCGATCGAGGTGGTCGAGGAGTCCGTGGAGCTGTTCGGCAACCAGGTGATCCCCAAGTTCGACGCGAGCCCCGACGAGGCACGCGCCGTCCGCTTCCGTCGCGAGGCCGCCGAGCGTCTCGGCCTGGCCTGA